The genomic region ATGACAGTGACGATTTGCGGTCCACGATTGGACCCACAGTATCGGCCGAACAAGTGAGACTCTCACCAACCCAATCGGTTGGAACGTCACAGAATACGACGCCAGCACGGACCGAAGCATCGAATGCGACGTCTACACCAACACCTACGGCGACCCCAACACCGACACCCACACATACCGCGACGCCAACACCTACGCCCACACATACTGCGACGCCAACACCTACGCCCACACATACTGCGACGCCAACACCTACACCCGCACATACCCCAACGCCAACACCCACACACACGGCGTCGCCGACACGAAGTACGCCATCTGCTCCCACACAGACAGCAACACCTACGTCCACGCGTACGGTGCAGGAGACCGAGGAGAGCACCAGAACACACATCGACGCACCGTCAGGAATTGCAATCGCGAACCTCTCAGCGCCGGACCGGGTACGCCCGGGAGAAACGTACACGGTGACAGCGATGGTGCGAAACCCCACCGAGGAGGTCCGCTCGGAGCGGATTGAATACCGGTTCAACGAAGCGACAGTGAACAACCGAACAGTCGTATTAGATGCCGGCGAGTCGCAGGAACTCCGTTTCAAGCAGACCGCTGACGGACGGATGACTGGTACAGAATCGATCGATACGGGGACGTACGTGCACGGCGTCCGCAATGAGTCCGGAGAAGGTGTGCCACGGTATGTGCGCATAACGCCGGATATCGATCTGACAATTAACGGGTTCCAAGATCCCGTAACGGCACCGAACGACCGGCAGTTTATCGTACTGGCGACCGTCTCGAACCCCGGTGAAACGACGGTCACACGGGAGGTAACCTACCGCTTCGCAGGGAAACCTATCGCCGAAAAGACTGTCACAGTAGGTGGCGGCGAGCGACAGCAGGTTGCGTTTGCTGTCACCGCGGACCGGATCGAGGCAGCGACTACAGGCGTCCAGCGAGGCCGGACCTACGACCATAGTATTAGTACCGCCGGTGGAGCCAGCATCGGTGACGCCGTCCAGCTGCAAAGTGGATCTGGCGCGAGTGCGGACTCGCTCGCGGCTCAGGAGCCGACGTTTCCAACAGACGTCCGCGAAGGCGAGCGTCACATAGTCGCAGTAACTGTCAGAAATGTTGATACAGCCGCGTTCGACGGCCAGTTCGTCTACCGAATCAATGGGACCACTGTCGCGACGCGGAGTATCGAGATCCCCGCGGGGGAACGACAGACCGTCGAGTTTGCTGTCGCGTACTCAAAGGTCAAGCGAGCAGTATTCCCACTCACTTCACATCCCGTCACACAGTCTATCACTGTCGGGAACACGTCCCTCGCCAGCCACGATGTCACAGTCCATGGAAGTACCACGGAGACAGCGGCGACTCCAATACCACGAGAAACACCGACCTTTGCGAGCCAACCGGACAACGACACCGGAACAGACGGCGAGACATGTGAACGGGGCTTTTTCAATGAATGTGGGGGAACGACCCTTGATCAAATGACGTTGACACTCGTCGGGACAGTCAGTTCTGTCTTTGCGATGCTCTACGAAATGGCTAGGGGAGCCTGACAGATGGCGCGAGGACTTCCCGCTGTCTGGGGCTCAATCTTTGGCGGTCCGATGATTGCGTCCGGTATCTACTTCTACTGGTTCGCCGCTACGTACCCACTGGTCGCGTCACAACCCGAGACGCCGCCCTCGGTTGGACTCATCACGATGGGGTTCGGTCTGTTCATCACCGGAATGGGGGTGTATGTCCACTCCGTTGCCGCGCCTGAAGCGTTGCAGTTGCGCGACGGCGAGCACATCGTCGAAGACCGAAAGCCTGCACAGCGAAACGCGCTCGCAGAGGCCGGGATTGCTGTCCCCATTCTCGGACTCGGTGGCTACCTGCTGTACGTCACTCAACGCCCGCTGTACCAGCCAACACTCGTGCTCGCTGGCGGACTATTCCTGTTCTCCAGAGGACTGTATCGGTACTGGCAGAACACGCTCACCACCTACTTCCTGACGAATCAGCGAGTCGTTGAAGAGTACCGGTTCGTCTCGCTCCGCCGCAACGAGGTCCCACTGCAGAAGGTCCGCGGTGTTGAGGAATACCGCTCTGTCTGGGACTCCCTGTTCGGGCTGGGGAACGTTGCCGTACGATCCGGTGCTAGCGGTGGACTGACAATCTCCATCAACCAAGTGTACGAACCCGCTGAATTCGGTGATCTGGTTCGTTCTGAACTCACACCGGAGCGAGATGGGGATGTACCGTTCGAAGAGGGACAGACCGCGACGACTGGGGCGACCGGCGGCACGTCGGACTCGCCCACAGTTGCTGACGCCGACGATACCACGGACAATGGGTCGGACGCAGCCAGTCAGTCTGACAGCGGAGCGAGCCCGCAATAGCTACTCGTCGCTGGACTGACCTGACAAGACGTGTCCACCCTCAACGCGATTTCTGCGATAACTGATGCGTCCTTCCACTGCGTGCGGATCAGACGCGATCCTATGTACTATTCAGATGTAGACAAATGATGTAGCGCCGAGGAGGAGATTTGAACTCCTGAGTCCGTGAGGACAGTTGCTCTCGAAGCAACCGCCTTGGCCAGGCTAGGCTACCTCGGCTCATCCCTCAGTACCGCCGTTTGCTCTTTAGGGGTTTCGATTTCGGACTCGACACCCCTTTATCCGACCCGTAACATGACAGGCTATGGATGCTACCGAGGCAAGCGAGGTGTCGAGTCAGATCCTCGATGAGATCGGGGGTGCCGTCATCGCTGACCGCGGCTTCTTCGAGACAGTGCTGCTGGGAGTCGTCGCGAAGGGCCACGTCCTGCTTGAGGACGTGCCCGGCACAGGGAAGACGCTGACCGCCCGCAGCGTCGCAACCGCGCTGGGGCTGTCCTTCTCCCGCATCCAGTTTACGCCGGATCTCCTGCCAGCAGATATCACGGGGACACACATCTTCAACGAGGAGTCACGGAGCTTCGAATTCACCGAGGGACCGGTGTTTGCCAACGTCCTGTTGGCCGACGAGATCAACCGCGCACCGCCAAAGACCCAGTCCGCGCTGCTCGAAGCGATGGAAGAAGGACAGGTCACTGTCGACGGGGACACGTACGACCTGCCCGAACCGTTCTTCGTCATCGCCACCCAGAACCCAGTCGACATGGAGGGGACCTTCGAACTCCCCGAAGCACAGGTCGACCGGTTCCTGGCAAAGACATCACTCGGCTATCCTGACGACGAAGGCGAGGTCGAACTCCTCCGGCGGCGTGCCGGTCGAACGACACAGAGTCCGACCGTAGAACCGGTTCTCAATGCCGAATCAGTCAAAGAACTCCGGAGCGTTCCGGAGACGGTTACCGTCGACGACGACCTGCTGCAGTACATGGCTGACCTCGTCCGGGCGACCAGAGACGACTACCGCGTGGATGTGGGGGTCTCACCGCGTGGGACCCAGCGGCTGTTCGAAGCGACGCGAGCGATGGCGACGATTACCGGCCGAGAGTACGTTGCGCCGGACGATATCAAGCGGGTCGCACAGCCAGTGCTGGCCCACAGGCTCGTATTAACGCCTGATGCCCGCGTCGAGCAAGTCGACAAGGGAACCGTCATCCAGAGCGTCCTCGATGAGGTTCCCGTCCCGACTGTCTAACCCCACGTCCAGTGAGCGTCAAGCGCATACCGATACACGCCAGTGATGACAATGGCCCCGCCATTACCGACCAGCGGCACGACGCCGCCCCAGGTAACAAACGCGTAGAGGAGACCCAATTGGAGCGGAATCGCCGTCCCACGGACGAGGTTTGTTTTCCCTAACCCGAGTACGTACTCCTGCAGGCTCGAATGCTGCGACCGGTGGAACGTCCAAGCGTTGTTGAGAGCGTACTGTAGCAGAATCGTACATTCGATGGCGATAGCGGCTGCGAAAATGTAATTCAGGCCACCGACATCGCTGAACAACCATAAGAGCGCTTGCTGAACCGACGCGGCAAACACACCGACGAGGAAAAACCGGATGAGTTGCTGTCGCCGGGCCGGTGTGACGACAGCAGACGCCATACAGCCTTACTGATAACCGAGTGCCTTTAATCGTGCTGTTATCTCGTCGGATGCCTCGGTGTTTCCAGCCTCCGTCCCGTCGCTGTCGAGTGTAGCGAGGTGGTCAGCGACGGCATCCGACAAGCGGTCGAGGACGGTTGCAGGCGGGTCGGCGTCTGTCGAGTCCGAACACAGATCGACCTGTTCCTCGGGGTCATTCGTCCGGTCGTACAGTTCCTGGTGGCCTGATTCTGTGAATTCGATGTACGTGTAGCGCTCATCGCGTGCGCTGAGGAGGAGTTCCCCGTCCGCACGGCTCCGTGGAATTGGCTGGCTGGTCACGCTTTCGCCTCGGACCGCTGCGGAGACGATGGGACCGCGGTCCTCGATAGCCGTGCCGTGGACCGCCGGGGCGACGGAGGCCCCGTCCCACTCCGCCGCCGGCGTGAGCGACAGCAGATCGCACACTGTCGGCGCGATTGTGTCGAGGCCGACCGGCGTCTCGACCGACTGGTGCTCGCTTTCTGGCGTCGAGACGATGTAGGGAACATCGATGAGTTCCCGATAGAGCTTGGGGTAGTGGGCGAGATGGCCGTGTTCGAGGAATTCCTCGCCGTGGTCGCCGGCTACGATGACGGCAGTGTCGTCGCGGTGGCCTTCAGTCTCAAGGGTATCGAGGAGTCGACCGACACTGGCGTCGACCTGCCGGACCGTCGCCTCGTACAGCGTCCGGAGCGTCTCTAGCGTCCGGTCGTCGACTTCCCAGCCCAGCCCGGTTCGGAGGTGGGAGCTGAGCATCCGGAGGACACCGAAGTGGTTGTCCGACACCTCGCGGATATGCCGCGGGGCCGGGACGTACGGCGTGTGCGTGTCCATGTAGTGGACCCACAGGAAGAACGGTCCGTCGGTCGACTCCAAGAACTCAGTGGCGTGGTCTTCGAGGTCACCCATTCGGGACACATCGGCGAAGGGGCGCTCGTCCGACCCGCCGCTGAGAACGGTCGCAGCGCGCCTGAACGGCGAGGTTCCCAGTTGGACCCATGCCTGAATCGTCGGATGGGCTGCCAGGTACTTGCTGTAGCCGCCGCTATCGACGAACGGCTCGAACTCGTCGAACCCGCGGTCGTACCCCCAGTGGTCGGTGAGAAAGCCGTTTGCGGCGTTAAACCCAGCTGTCTCGATGCCGGCATCGGACACCTGCTCGGCCAGCGTTGGTGTCGACGCCAGACCGATGTCTTCGCTTTCAGTGAACACCGGCCGCGATCCGTGAATGCTAGGGAACGAAAATGGCGTCCAGTTCCCCTGTGCCACGGCATTTTCGAAGACGATGCCCGACTCGGCGAGCGAGTCCATGACAGGGGAGACGCTGTCAGTGCCACCCAGCGCGTCAGCCCGAAGCGAGTCAACCGTGACTAGCACCACGTTATTCGTTGCTGGGGCTGTCATAACCGACCCACCTTCCCCCTCACTCGCAATGTTACCGACGTATCGCGTCCGCAGACTGGGGGTTGCACCCAGCATGTGCCACCGTGTTTTCTCATACCCCCTATACCAGACACTGAATACTGAACGTTCCGGATAAATTCAGAGAGGTATAATAGAACCATACACTGATAAGGTAGAATTAAGTAGCCTTGTGAAACCCTCAAACGCCGATAGGTCTCAGCAGGCGGCTGAATACAGGGAGGTATATCTCGTGCAGTGTTCTATGAGAGAATGACTGAAAAGTGAAATTAACGAAACAATTGATACAAGGCGACTAGAATGACCCAGACACAGGGCTGATGACCGAACACAAACACGAAAACCAGCAACTCTGGAACGAATGGAGCGATGATTTCCAAGCGTTATGGAACGCAAATACCGTGGATGGAGAGCTTCCGCCGGCGCCATCGCCATTCGGTTCGGATGGTCCGGGCGAGCCTCAACCCGACATTCTTGATTCAGTTGCAGAGAAGGACTACGTCGAACTAGGATGTGGAGGCGGCCAAGCAAGTGTCGGGACCGCTAAGCTTGGTGCGGAAACTGTCGTCGGAGTGGATATCTCAGGCGAACAACTGCAGCACGCACGGCAGTTGCGAGATTTCTACGGCGTTGATGCACAGTTTCTCAAAGGAGATATCACGAACCTCCCGCTCCCCGACGACAGCTTCGATGTAGCGTCTTCCGAGACAGTCTACCAGATGATCAAGCATCTCGATGAGGCGTTTCGAGAAGTTCACCGCGTTCTCCGAGATGGCGGCATCTTCGTCCTCAGCGTGCCACATCCCATACACGAGAGTCTGGATGTCGAAAAAGAGATTTTTGAACGCAGCTACTACGACACCGGTCGGCGGGAAATCACGATTAACGACGACTACGAAGCGAACTTGATCGCCTTTGATCACACGGTTGCCGATCTTCACAATTCTCTCGTTGATGCCGGATTCACCGTCAAGCGTCTTCTCGAACCACGGCACCACCAGACCACACTCGATGATCGAAACGATAGCGATCTCCCCGAACTACTGTGGAAGGTGCCGGGGAGCGTTCGCTTCTGGGCCGTTGCAGAGTGAACGTATGAACGGACTTCTTAGTGGGTGTACAATGTTTACGTGTGATCGTCTGGATGATTGCTGACTACAAGCTCTCTATTCACCGCACCGTTTGTATCACCGCCTGAGAGTTTCAACAGAGCCAATTAAACCCCCTCTCCGACAATGACAATCTTGGACGTATTCGATGACCGACCAGATTCAATTTCGGTCCTACAACGACCGGGACGCCGACGCTGTCTGGCGTCTCCACGAATGGGCGATACGAGCGACTGGCAACGACCCCAGCGACATCCCCGGAACGTCGGACCTGCAAAACATCGAGACGCGGTATTTCGACAGCGGCGGCGCGTTTCTCGTCGGCGTCGTTCCCACTGCCGACGACGAACTCCCGGAAACGTTCGACGGCGGCCTGGCCGCGATGGGCGGGTTCCTCCCGAATGACGTCGGCCACGCGGACGAGCGCACCGTCCCCGGCGCGGCCGAGCTCCACCGGATGCGGGTCGCTCCGTCCCGACAGCGGCGTGGCTACGGTCGTCGCCTCCTCCACCAAGTTGAACAACAAGTGGCCGAGCAGGGATATGAAATCCTGCTTGCGACGACATCACAGAGCCAGCCCGCCGCGGTCGCGTTCTACCGCGACGAAGGGTATCAAGAGGTAGACCGGTCAACACAGGGCGAGTACGAACTCGTTCATTTCGAAAAGCGGCTCTGACTGTAGCGCCGGGTCGGCGTTCAGTCGCCGCTGTAGGCGTCGTCAGTGTCCTCACCGAAGGGAGTGTTGAGTCCGCCTGGGCTCTCTCGGTCTTGCTCACGCATACTCTGTCGCGTGAACTGCGGCTTGGCGCGGACGGCCTTTTTGGAGCGGAACGACCACCACAGCGCCAGTGACAGGCCGACGGTTCCAGCGATACCGACACCAGTGGCCGGTAGCGACGCTTGCGTGTATAGGAATGCCGTCGAGAACAGTGTGCTTGCGAGCAACATCCCGAGGATGAGTCGCTTGGTCATCGTCGCGAGCAGACCATCAGAGTCCTCGATGTCTGCCTGCACGCGGAAGTCCTCCCGCTCGACTCTGTCGAGGGCGGACTCCAGTTTTGGCGGGATCCGGACGGCCGACCGAGCGGCGTCGGACACTTCGGTCGCCCGGTCCTCGACGAAGTTCCGCACGCCCTCTGCGAGATATCCTTCCTCGCGGAGGTAGTCGGTGGCAACGCCGATGAAGTCGAAGTCCTCGTCAAGAGTGACACAGACACCCTCAACGACCGTGGCGACGCGCAACACGAGCGCCAGGTTTGCCGGCAGACGAAGCGGGAACTCGTATATCGTGTCTTCGACCTGCTGAATGATCTGTTGGACACGGTACTGCTCGATGTCCTCGCCGCGGGCGTCGGCGATGGCCAGTTCCATCACGTCACCCATCACCTGCCGGTCGGCCTCAGGCGAGAGCGTCCCCATCTCGATAAGAGCATCGAGGATAGCGCTGATATCCTGATCGGCGACAGCGGCGTAGAAGTCGATGATCTTGTCCTGCACGAACGGGTCGACCCGGCCGGACATCCCGAAGTCGTAGAAGACGAGTGTCCCGTCGTCCTGCACAGCGAGGTTCCCGGGATGGGGGTCGGCGTGAAACACGCCGTCGTCGATAATCATCTGCAGGTACGCCCGCTGGAGCGTCTCGGCCAGCTCCGTCCGGTTGATCCCGCCCGCGTCAAGGCTATCGATGTCGTTGATTTTCGTGCCGGGAACGTACTCCATCGTCAGGACGCGCCGGGTGGAGTGAGACTCCTTGACATCGGGGATACAGATGCGGTCGTTATCCCTGAAGTTCTCTCGAATTTCGGTGAGCATCCGACCCTCTCGCTGGTAGTCCATCTCCTCGCGGATAGTCTTCGAGAACTCGTCGGCGAGCGTCTCCAGCGAGAACGACCGGGAGTCGTCGATGAAATACATCAGCAGGGGGAGCGACCAGCGGACGACCCGCAGGTCGGCCTCAACGAGCGCTTCGATGCCCGGGCGGCGAATCTTGACAGCGACTTTCTCGCCGTCGATTTCTGCCAGATACACCTGTCCGAGCGATGCGCCGCTTATCGCCTCTCTTTCGAATTCATCGAAGCGGTCATCGACGGGCCCCAGCTCGTCCTCGATGACGACCCGTGCCTCGTCCCAGTCAGCCGGTGGTACGCGGTCCTGCAGCTTCGAGAACTCCTCGATATACTCCGGGGGCAGGACGTCCGGCCGCGTCGAGAGGATCTGCCCGAGTTTGATGAACGTCGGGCCGAGCGTTAGTAACGAATCGAGCAGCTGTTGTGCACGTTCGCGACGCTGTTCGGGCGTGACGCGGCGCGATGAGCCGATCACGAAGAACCGTTTTCGGTCTCGTGCGTACGCGACCAACAGGGGCAGGAAGTGGCGTGCAACGACGAGGAACCGCCAGTACGCGCGAAGATTCACCGGCTTGCCACCTCTGAGTCAGTCCCCGTCGATCGGGATCGTGGTGCTCGGTGCGGCTGTCGCCTTCGGCAGGCGGAGTTCGAGGACACCGTTTTCGACGGTCCCCTCCCCGCCCTGTCCGGTCGTGTCCGGCGGGAGCGGGAGTTCGGCATCAAGGAACACGGAGCGGTCCTCGCGGACAAAGGTGAACTCGCCGGGCACGTCCTTGGTCCGTTGCCCGTCGATCCGAAGGCGGCCCCCTTCAACAGTCACGTCGATTGTCTCCGCGGTCACACCCGGTAGATCGAGCACGAGCAAGTATTCGTCCTCGGATTCGAGCACGTCCGCGAACACGGCGTCGGGAAGGTCCCGAAGCGCTTCTCGCAGGGCAGACATACGCTCGTCTAGGTGGTACGCTGTGGTAAACCCGACGGTCTCTGCTACTACAGGAGTGTGGAGAGGAGTGCGATGCTACCGATGATAACCGCGAGAAGCCCGAATACAGTTTCGGCGATAGCACCCCGAACAATCCGCCGGGCAGTGCCACGCTCGCTGGTGTCAGAGATAACGAACACCGGCGTCGCGTTGCCATCCCCGACGATAGCATCGACCAGATTGCTGCCCCACGCTGTTGCGGGGCCGCGCATCGCCTGACCGTAGACGTATACATCCTCGCCAACGTCCAGTCGACGCTCGGTAAAGCGCTGTTTGTTCCCTAGGCTGATCTCCGTCACGAGCAGGTTCACCGACCCGTCCTGCGCCTCGACGCCCTCCGTTCGCTCGACGTAATCGGCTAGGCGCTCGGGGAGTTCAGTCCCCGGAGAAACCGTCACAGATTGGGATTCAAATCGTACGTCCGCCCCGTCTGGGTTCACTCGAACGCGTGCGTTCCCGTCGTCAACGATGAAGTCGACGCCGTCCTGCCCCTCGTCCAGCGTCTCCCAGTTTGAATGTTTGCCCGACGACCGGTACTCCTCGACCTCGTAGGTGTAGGCCAGACACTCGCTACCGGTAAAAGGGGCGGTGACGGTTCCGGCATCATCGCTGGCGACGGCTGTGCCAGTGATTTCGACGGGACCAGTGTGCCCGTCGAGTGAGCGCACCGAGACCGGGTCGTTTCGAAGAATGTGGAACACCGTTTTGAGTTCCCGGCCGCCGCGGAAGAGGACGAAACCGCCGATGGTCAGGAACACGATGCCGACCAGTTGCGGGAGGACCATACGTCGATGCCGGACCCGACCGACGAAAAACGTTCCCAGTCCGTGTAGACATGTGGCGGATGTGCCGTGGCTACTCGGGGCGTTTTTGCCACAGTACCCACTAGCAAGGGTATGGCTGGCTCCCCGCCGTCGGAGGCCGAGTCGCTCGCGCTGAAGACTGCCCGCAGACAGCTCGGTAGCTTCGCTGTCCCCGTCGACCGTACAGACAGGATTCCGCTCTCAGTTGCTGTCGGACGAGTCCTAGCGACAGACGCGACGGCGAACAAACCTGTTGAGGAAGCAGATATCTCGGTCGACGACACCGTCTTCAGCCAGGGCCATCAGGTGCGGCCTGGCGACGTGGGACTGCTGAGAGCAACCGGCGTCTCCGAACTTCTCGTCCGCCAGCGACCGCAGATCGGAATCGTCCCGACTGACGACGAACCCCGAGCAGATGCCAGCGCAGCCGGCAAGGTCGAGACGGCGGGGTTTACGCTGGCGCAGTACGTCGACCGGTGGGGCGGGAAGGTGACCTACCGGGACCCCGTCGTCGACGATGCTCCGGCGCTCCGAATGGCCGTCCAGCGCGACCTCACCCGTGATGCGCTCGTCATCACCGGGACCGAGCCGGGGGATACGCTTCGAGAGATCGTTGCGGATCTCGGTGAGGTGTTCACCGACTACGTCGATATCGACCCAGGCCAGCGGACGGGCGTCGCTGTCGTCGAGGACCGCCCGGTCCTGCTGTTACCAGAGTCGCCAATTGCAGCACGCGTCGGTGCGGTACAGCTCCTTCGTCCGCTACTGAAGGCGTTTGCCGATGCACCGCTGTCTGCACATCCAGAGACACGAGCGACGCTGGCGGAGCAGGTCGACAGTCAGAACGCGGTCCGGACGTTTACTCCGGTCGCCGTGAGCGACGGAACGGCGACGCCGCTCCCCGGCGTTGACCTCGCGACAGCGACCCGGGCTGACGGCTGGGTATCCGTGGCCGCTGACGAGGCTGGTATCGATGCCGGAACGACCGTCACTGTGGAAAACTGGGACTACCTGCCCTGAGACGACGCCAGGTCGAGCAGCGTCCCGACGCGTTTGTCACCACGCACGCACCGGCCTGTCTCTGCCGGGGACCGCCGGCCGACGTGGACGCCATCGAGGCCTGCGTTCCACGCCGCGCCGATGTCTGACGGATTATCTCCAGCCAGCACGCCGCTGTGGCCGTTGTACCAGACATCCATCTCCCGCATCGCCAGTTCCACCGGCTTTGGATCGGGCTTCCAGCCGATGTCGTCGTCACAGCAGACGACCGTCTCGAACCAGTCGGCGATGTCCAGATGATCGAGTACCGGTTCGGTGAGGTACTGCTGGCAGTGTGTGACCAGTCCGACCGGTGTATCGAGGGTGGCGAGGAACGTCTCGGCGTCGTCGTAGAGATACGTCGCCTCGGCCCGAGCAATGGGGTCTTCCTCCTCGTGGAACAGCCGCCAGAACTCCTGCTGGTCGACGTTGCGCTCCGCAAGCGTTTGCGACCGTGTCCCACCGAATCCGTACCAGAGTGCATCCCGTTCCCGGTCGGTGAACTCGACGCCGAGGCGGTCGCCGACGGCGCCCATTACCTTCCGGGGGTACGCTGGCTCGATATCGACGAGCGTCCCGTCGAGGTCGAACAGCCAGAAGTCGTAGTCGGTGGTCATGAGGATAGATTATTTAGCGATTCTCTGATAAAGTCTTTCGGGCCCTACGACCGGTTTTGGTGTGTATAACCGCTCTGTAGCCACTGACTACAGAGCCGCGTCTCGTTTCACGTCACCTGAATCGAGCTACCGAGGTACTTGTTGACGACCTCGCGGACCGACCCGGCGTTAAACAGGGCCAGATTGTTCGCGATTTCAGCTTTCAGTGACTCCAGATACGCCTCGTCGGTTCTGAACTCACTGAACGACGCCGAAATGACTGGACAGCCGAGTTCGTCTTCGACGAGCCGACGGAAGTGCGGTTCGTCAGCGAGTTCGCCCCGCCAGAGCGTGTCCCGGAAGAACAGCCAGCCGCTTTCACCCGGGTCGTCAGCTACCCGATACAGCGTCGTCTCGAACTGGTCGGGGTCGGTCCACAGCCCATCAGCGTCTGGCTCCAGCCGGAGTTCCACCCGGAATACGTACCGGGCGGTTGCGTTGTCGGAATCAGTCGGCTGGAGGGAGGCGAGTCTATCAGCCGTGTCCACAGTCACACCGTCAGTCGTGGATGCCGTTCAGTCGCTCGGCGAGGTCGATGTCGTTTTCCGTGATGCCGCCGGCGTCGTGGGTCGTGAGTCGAACTTCGACCTCACCCCAGCGAATGGTCATCTCCGGGTGATGCCACGCGTCCTCGGCGAGGCCGGCTGCGGCGCTCAGAAAGCCCGACGCGTCCAGATAGCCGTCGAACTCGAAGACGCGAACGATCTCGTCGTCTTCGCGGGCCCATTCCTCGGGTAGCCGGTCGCTAATCTCGTCGTCAGAGAGCAAGTCTGCCATATCGGCTACGTCGGGCGGCGTGGGCAAAAAGGTGGGCGTGGTCAGTCGTCGGAGAGTCGGTCGAGCATCGCGTTCGGGATCTCGTCGCGCATCCCGTCGGGAATGTCCTCGACCGACATGCCCTGGGTGAACTCGGGCGGGGTAGCCTGGTCGGGGCCGCCGAAGTCCGGGTCGAACAACTGGAGCGCCGTGTGAATCGTCGACCAGTCATCTTCCTCCGCGGCGTCGCGTAGACTCTTGGTCGGTGCGGCGAGGATCTGCGAGACGATAGCGTCGGCCATTGCTTCAACGACCTCTGCCTGGTCATCGTCGAAGTCAGCCGCTGAAAGCGCGCTATTTATCTCTGCAGCCTTGACCTGTTCAGCACTCTCGTACATCGTCGAAATGACCCTGTCAGCGCGTTTGCGCTTGTACTGCGTGAGCAGGCGGTCGAACTCCTCGTCGACGATACGTTCGACCGCCTCAGCGGCTCGTTGCCGCTTGTTCCGTGTTTCGGCGGTCACCGACTCCAGCGCGTCGAGGTCATACACTGTCACCGACGGAAGGCGGTCCGCGCCCGCCGGGACATCACGCGGCTGGGCAATATCGACAATGGATACATCGCCGGAATCGCTGAAGGTCCCAATATCGAACACCTGGTCGCCGCTTCCCGTTGCCGAAATGACGGCACTGGCCTCGGAGACGGCCGCTTCGATGCCGTCGAGCGCAACCGCACTGGCGTCGATGTCGACTGAGTCGGCAATATGCTCCGCGTGTGGGACTGTCCGGTTGGCCACGAGTAGCCGGTCTACCTCCTC from Haloarcula sp. H-GB4 harbors:
- a CDS encoding Hsp20/alpha crystallin family protein: MSALREALRDLPDAVFADVLESEDEYLLVLDLPGVTAETIDVTVEGGRLRIDGQRTKDVPGEFTFVREDRSVFLDAELPLPPDTTGQGGEGTVENGVLELRLPKATAAPSTTIPIDGD
- a CDS encoding GIDE domain-containing protein, with product MVLPQLVGIVFLTIGGFVLFRGGRELKTVFHILRNDPVSVRSLDGHTGPVEITGTAVASDDAGTVTAPFTGSECLAYTYEVEEYRSSGKHSNWETLDEGQDGVDFIVDDGNARVRVNPDGADVRFESQSVTVSPGTELPERLADYVERTEGVEAQDGSVNLLVTEISLGNKQRFTERRLDVGEDVYVYGQAMRGPATAWGSNLVDAIVGDGNATPVFVISDTSERGTARRIVRGAIAETVFGLLAVIIGSIALLSTLL
- a CDS encoding molybdopterin-binding protein, with amino-acid sequence MAGSPPSEAESLALKTARRQLGSFAVPVDRTDRIPLSVAVGRVLATDATANKPVEEADISVDDTVFSQGHQVRPGDVGLLRATGVSELLVRQRPQIGIVPTDDEPRADASAAGKVETAGFTLAQYVDRWGGKVTYRDPVVDDAPALRMAVQRDLTRDALVITGTEPGDTLREIVADLGEVFTDYVDIDPGQRTGVAVVEDRPVLLLPESPIAARVGAVQLLRPLLKAFADAPLSAHPETRATLAEQVDSQNAVRTFTPVAVSDGTATPLPGVDLATATRADGWVSVAADEAGIDAGTTVTVENWDYLP
- a CDS encoding HAD family hydrolase, which encodes MTTDYDFWLFDLDGTLVDIEPAYPRKVMGAVGDRLGVEFTDRERDALWYGFGGTRSQTLAERNVDQQEFWRLFHEEEDPIARAEATYLYDDAETFLATLDTPVGLVTHCQQYLTEPVLDHLDIADWFETVVCCDDDIGWKPDPKPVELAMREMDVWYNGHSGVLAGDNPSDIGAAWNAGLDGVHVGRRSPAETGRCVRGDKRVGTLLDLASSQGR
- the lwrS gene encoding LWR-salt protein codes for the protein MDTADRLASLQPTDSDNATARYVFRVELRLEPDADGLWTDPDQFETTLYRVADDPGESGWLFFRDTLWRGELADEPHFRRLVEDELGCPVISASFSEFRTDEAYLESLKAEIANNLALFNAGSVREVVNKYLGSSIQVT
- a CDS encoding 4a-hydroxytetrahydrobiopterin dehydratase → MADLLSDDEISDRLPEEWAREDDEIVRVFEFDGYLDASGFLSAAAGLAEDAWHHPEMTIRWGEVEVRLTTHDAGGITENDIDLAERLNGIHD
- the hemA gene encoding glutamyl-tRNA reductase, with translation MRGDTGAIVGVCISHERASVDQLETAAADSERRAVESLLANPAVEEAIALQTCNRTEGYVVVSDHEAGLEALELFTRAVPDDVVVEMGHEESLRHLLRVAAGLESIVLGEDQILGQLRTAYETARGVGGIGPMLEDGVTKAIHVGERARTETKINEGVVSIASAAVRLLKQESSLADGTALVVGAGEMGQLAADALSEEVDRLLVANRTVPHAEHIADSVDIDASAVALDGIEAAVSEASAVISATGSGDQVFDIGTFSDSGDVSIVDIAQPRDVPAGADRLPSVTVYDLDALESVTAETRNKRQRAAEAVERIVDEEFDRLLTQYKRKRADRVISTMYESAEQVKAAEINSALSAADFDDDQAEVVEAMADAIVSQILAAPTKSLRDAAEEDDWSTIHTALQLFDPDFGGPDQATPPEFTQGMSVEDIPDGMRDEIPNAMLDRLSDD